The following nucleotide sequence is from Nitrospira sp..
AACGGGCCAGGGTCTGCGGTGTGGTCATCAATAAGTTTCGGGGGGATGCCTCCCTCTTTGCGGACGGCGTCCGTGTCATTCAAGAGCAAACGGGAGTTCCAGTCCTCGGCGTCCTCCCCTATATGGGGGATCTGTCACTGGACCAGGAGGATAGTTTGACGCCGCAGCCGGAGCGACGAATCCCGTTCTCGGCGGACAGGGTGAACATTGCCGTCATCCTACTCCCGCACATGAGCAATTTCACAGATTTCAACAGCCTGGCCGAGGAGTGTGACGTGCGACTGCGGTATGCAGCCGTGCCGGACGATGTGCTGGGGGCTGATGTAATTGTACTCCCGGGTACGAAGACGACGCAGCGGGATTTGGCCGACCTCCGCGCGCGGGGCTTTGAATCGGTCTTACGAGAGCACGTTCGGCGAGGAGGAGAATTGGTCGGCATTTGCGGAGGGTATCAGATGCTGGGGCAGCGGATTGCCGACCCTGACGGTGTTGAAGGCGGCGGCGCAACCACAGGCCTGGGTTTTCTCGATGTCAGCACCGTACTGACCCGGGAAAAAATTACCTATCAGGTAGAGGCACAACCACTAGAAACAGATGATCGGCCGTTGCCGATGGTTCGCGGGTATCTCGTCCACGTGGGACGAACGGATCGGGGATTACTTCAGCCGACCTTCCGACTCTGCCCGACTGGTGTCGATAACGACGAATGGGACGGTGCGAGACGGGAAGATGGGCTGGTCTGGGGAACTTATATCCATGGTCTGTTCGATCGGTCA
It contains:
- a CDS encoding cobyric acid synthase → MPHQAKAIAVLGTGSDVGKSLITAGLCRLLARSGVAVVPFKAQNMSLNSFVTPEGGEIGRAQALQSEACGIQPHVDMNPILLKPESDLRCQVIVQGKVLTSLDAKAYLERTHHPDLARAVRESYHRLASRYEVVVIEGAGSAAEMNLCDRDLVNWPVVEMADARVILVGDIDRGGVFAQVIGTLDLIAPQERARVCGVVINKFRGDASLFADGVRVIQEQTGVPVLGVLPYMGDLSLDQEDSLTPQPERRIPFSADRVNIAVILLPHMSNFTDFNSLAEECDVRLRYAAVPDDVLGADVIVLPGTKTTQRDLADLRARGFESVLREHVRRGGELVGICGGYQMLGQRIADPDGVEGGGATTGLGFLDVSTVLTREKITYQVEAQPLETDDRPLPMVRGYLVHVGRTDRGLLQPTFRLCPTGVDNDEWDGARREDGLVWGTYIHGLFDRSGYRRAWLNRLRLRKGLPSAEPALSTQVDQKRLGALDRWADHLKHHLDLIRVWQILGVSAKL